A part of Gossypium hirsutum isolate 1008001.06 chromosome A07, Gossypium_hirsutum_v2.1, whole genome shotgun sequence genomic DNA contains:
- the LOC107956909 gene encoding ribonuclease 3-like protein 3 — MKSLEPLLNLQHLCVNEKANDSSVESTQKTELFTTPLSLDEVEVILGYEFKNKQLLEEAFTHASLGEGFSNERLEYVGDSVLNLLFTKEQYFEYPDLSPGVLTRLRAANVDSDKLARVAVKHGFHRFLRHKKPLLEDQIRQFSEEIQRFPLHSNGLVDVPKALADLVESIIGAVFIDSNSSIDIVWKVFKDLLEPIIRRETLKIHPVTQLYEMCQKKNLKVKFVDLWKESTTFDVFVDDQFVGRGSCSLKKEIAHNRAAKDALDNIVRILDKKDT; from the exons ATGAAAAGCCTAGAGCCACTCCTTAATCTACAACACCTGTGTGTTAATGAAAAAGCTAACGACTCGTCTGTCGAGTCAACTCAGAAAACAGAATTGTTCACCACGCCGCTGAGTCTTGATGAGGTGGAGGTGATTTTGGGTTACGAGTTTAAGAACAAACAGTTGTTGGAAGAAGCTTTTACGCATGCTTCGCTTGGTGAGGGCTTCTCTAACGAGAGGTTAGAGTACGTCGGCGATTCCGTTCTTAATCTACTTTTTACAAAAGAGCAGTACTTTGAGTACCCTGATTTGTCGCCGGGGGTTTTGACTAGACTTCGAGCGGCTAATGTAGACTCCGATAAGCTTGCTCGTGTCGCCGTTAAACATGGATTTCATCGGTTTTTGCGTCATAAGAAACCTCTTCTTGAGGATCAA aTTCGACAATTTTCTGAAGAAATACAGCGGTTTCCTTTGCATTCAAATGGACTGGTTGATGTGCCAAAGGCATTAGCCGATCTTGTTGAATCTATAATTGGGGCTGTTTTTATCGACAGTAATTCCTCCATTGATATTGTTTGGAAG GTGTTCAAGGATTTGTTGGAACCCATAATCAGGCGCGAAACGTTAAAAATACATCCAGTAACTCAATTGTATGAAATGTGccaaaagaaaaatttaaaagtaaaatttgtAGATTTATGGAAAGAGAGCACAACATTCGATGTATTCGTAGATGACCAATTTGTAGGAAGAGGTTCATGTAGTCTTAAGAAGGAAATTGCTCATAATAGAGCTGCTAAAGATGCTTTGGATAATATTGTGAGAATCTTGGATAAGAAAGATACGTAG